The following DNA comes from Bacteroidota bacterium.
CCCACTAAAACCAGCATAGTTGGCGGGTAGGCTGGCGCTACGTGACCAAGCATTGGTGCCACTGCCCGAAACATTTACCGGTAACCAGCCAAAATCGCTGGCATCAAAGTCCGCCTCGTACGGAAACGTATTGACAAAGGGTGTTGATACGGTTACGCTTCGTCTGGCAGTATCCCCCCTAAGCATCACATCCGTATTTAACTGCGTGTAGGTGGTAATAGAATAACTACCCACCGCACTCAGATCCATACCGTTGATGAATGTATAATCGATAAAGTCAGAGCCATTTATCGGCCCGGGAATGGTTTCGTTCAGCGTCTGGGTGCCCAGGGGACCTACGATCTTCGCCTCGACGGGTATGTTCGAGATGGGAGTACAGCGTTTGTTATACACACGGATGGTATGGATCGTATTCGTGTTATATGTACAGCTACCGCTTGGGCTATCCTGGGGAGCCAGAATACTACTAATTCCTACATCCGGGCCATCGGTTACGATCTGGAAATTATCTAAGGCAAACTCGGCAGGCACGCCATTGGGTATCCAGGCTACATGCAGCCAGACACGAAACCGAACACAGGTCTGGCCGATCAGGCCACAAAGGTCTGTATTAGCCCTCCGCCAGGCGGGCACAGTAGCAGTAAGGGCGGTACCAGACAAGCCAGGAGCACCCCAGCCGGTGGTCCAGCCAGAGTGGGTGGGCTGGTACCAGCCCGGCTCTTCGTTATTACCCAAGTCGGTCCAGCTGCCGTTGCCATTCAGCTCATACTGCACTACTACGCGGCTGCCCCAGCAGCAGTTCAGGATGTTGCCAATCTTCATCTTGAAGTCCATGGCAAGGGCAAGGTTTGAACCTGCCGCTACCGTACTAAAGTCGAAGAACGGGCTGACTATATGGGGTGAGGAGCCATTGTTTGCAAAAGTAATGGTGCGCCAGGCGTTGCCCTGGCTGGCATCCGCGCCGGTAAAGCCTGCATAGCCTGCGGGCAGTGCGCCCCACTGCCAGGTTTGGCCACCGGTGCCGGCTGTCAGGGTCCAGCCTCCGTCGCTATTGTTAAAGTTCTCACTAAAAGGATATACATTGACCCGACTGGCGCGGCTGGTGGTGAAGCTGTTGTTATCCAGATATCCGTCGGTACCAAGGCCTGCACTGGCCACAAAAGTATACACCCCACCAATAGACATATTCATCGTGGTGGGCATATTGTAGCTAATGCTACCGCCTGCAGGTATAATGCCGGTATAGGTTCCAGTTAGATTCGCACTATTGGGCCCGGTTACGGCCACTGTTATCGGCAGGTTGGTCAGGTTCGCCGCCTCGGCGCTAAAGTTGGTAAGGGTTACGGTCACGGTTTCGGTGGCCGAATAGGTGCTGCTACAGGTAAGGTAAGCCGGTGCCACCAGGCCGGTAATACCTACATCCGGATCGGCAAAGAGTTTTACATTATCCACGATCCAGTACAGGCCGGCCACGCCGCCATCGGTGTAGCGAAAGCGCACGCGTACATTGGCCTGTCCGGCGGCCTGCGCACTTATGTCAATGCGGGTAAAAGCGGGCGAAGCGAGCGAACCCTGGGTTACCAGCTCGTAGTTGACCAAAGTAGTCCAGGTGGTTCCTCCGTCTATGCTCAGCTCTACAAAGGCTCCAGTGTTTTCTACCCCCGGAAAGTACTGATCGAAGCTCAAGACGGCAGAGGTACGGCCAATAAAGCTAACGGTGGGAGATACCAGGGCCGCTTCGTTGGGCGATACCGCAGGCCCTAGGCCCTGATCATCAAACTGTGCGTATCGACCATTACTGCCAAAGGCAAGGGTATTGGCAAATATCCATCCCTGTGTGCCCTGTATCACCGTGTTGGTCCAACCGCTGGGGGGATTTCCGGCAGAAAAATCCTGATTAACAAGTACATCTGCCCTGGAGAATGACCAGACGGAAGCAAGAACAAAAATCCAGACTGAAATTTTCGACATGGTATTTGATTTCGTATTGCAAAATACGTAATCAATACGGTGTTTTCAATTCCAGTTTGGCAGCTATGCCCTGATTTTGAACTGAACTGTTCATATTTGTGCCTGAACGGTTCGAATACCAGACTGGAGCGGTGCGCTACGGGCCCTGGTTGGGCGTGCAATGGCTAGCCTGGGGTCAGGGTATCGTCGTCGCTCCACTCAAATTTTAGGGGCTCAGGTTCCGGCCGTAGTCGAAATGAATAACTCCAGCCAAGGCCGAGCCTCCAGCCTGCTCCCTCCCAGCTGCTGGGCGAGCTACGTATAAACTGCCGGGGGTGCAGGCTACCCACATTGCTGGCCGTCAGCCAGATCTGGTTTTGGCCAAAGTGAAAGACCGTAGAGAGGCTGATGGGCTCCTGATAGGCCGACAGGGTATTATCTGCCAGAAAGCCGGAGAAACTATAGAGGTAGTCGGCCTGGAGGCTAAGCCAGGTAGCAGGCTGATAGGCCATGCCTAGCCCTAGCGCCAGATAGTCATTCGGCTCGCGCACCTGGTTGCCCTGCGCATCCGGATAGGTCAGGTCGCGCACATTTATATGCAAGTGCATGGGAGAGGCCAGGAAGCTCCA
Coding sequences within:
- a CDS encoding choice-of-anchor J domain-containing protein, giving the protein MSKISVWIFVLASVWSFSRADVLVNQDFSAGNPPSGWTNTVIQGTQGWIFANTLAFGSNGRYAQFDDQGLGPAVSPNEAALVSPTVSFIGRTSAVLSFDQYFPGVENTGAFVELSIDGGTTWTTLVNYELVTQGSLASPAFTRIDISAQAAGQANVRVRFRYTDGGVAGLYWIVDNVKLFADPDVGITGLVAPAYLTCSSTYSATETVTVTLTNFSAEAANLTNLPITVAVTGPNSANLTGTYTGIIPAGGSISYNMPTTMNMSIGGVYTFVASAGLGTDGYLDNNSFTTSRASRVNVYPFSENFNNSDGGWTLTAGTGGQTWQWGALPAGYAGFTGADASQGNAWRTITFANNGSSPHIVSPFFDFSTVAAGSNLALAMDFKMKIGNILNCCWGSRVVVQYELNGNGSWTDLGNNEEPGWYQPTHSGWTTGWGAPGLSGTALTATVPAWRRANTDLCGLIGQTCVRFRVWLHVAWIPNGVPAEFALDNFQIVTDGPDVGISSILAPQDSPSGSCTYNTNTIHTIRVYNKRCTPISNIPVEAKIVGPLGTQTLNETIPGPINGSDFIDYTFINGMDLSAVGSYSITTYTQLNTDVMLRGDTARRSVTVSTPFVNTFPYEADFDASDFGWLPVNVSGSGTNAWSRSASLPANYAGFSG